From one Streptomyces sp. NBC_01478 genomic stretch:
- a CDS encoding glycerophosphodiester phosphodiesterase: MTTLIRHPYLDHPGPIPFAHRGGAADGLENTVFQFRRAVELGYRYIETDVHATADGKLVAFHDETLDRVTDGAGRIADLFWSDVSHARVAGREPVPLFEELLETFPEVRWNVDVKAEPALRPLLDLLERTDSWNRVCVGSFSEKRVVRAQHLAGPRLATSFGTRGVLNLRLRSWGAPLPVRRSAVAAQVPEEQSGVPVVDRRFIRAAHARGVQVHVWTVNEADRMHRLLDLGVDGIMTDHIDTLREVMVERGVWA; this comes from the coding sequence GGGGCGGCGCGGCGGACGGCCTGGAGAACACCGTGTTCCAGTTCCGGCGCGCGGTCGAACTGGGCTACCGGTACATCGAGACCGACGTCCACGCCACGGCCGACGGGAAGCTCGTCGCCTTCCACGACGAGACCCTGGACCGGGTGACCGACGGCGCGGGCCGGATCGCGGACCTGTTCTGGTCGGACGTGAGCCACGCGCGCGTGGCGGGCAGGGAACCGGTGCCCCTCTTCGAGGAGCTGCTGGAGACGTTCCCCGAGGTGCGCTGGAACGTCGACGTCAAGGCGGAGCCGGCGCTCCGCCCCCTCCTGGACCTCCTGGAGCGCACCGACTCCTGGAACCGCGTCTGCGTCGGCTCCTTCTCCGAGAAGCGCGTGGTCCGCGCCCAGCACCTGGCCGGCCCGCGCCTGGCCACGTCGTTCGGCACGCGCGGGGTGCTGAACCTGCGGCTGCGCTCCTGGGGCGCGCCTCTCCCGGTGCGCCGTTCGGCCGTCGCCGCACAGGTGCCCGAGGAGCAGTCGGGCGTCCCTGTCGTTGACCGGCGCTTCATTCGCGCCGCACACGCGCGTGGAGTGCAGGTCCACGTGTGGACCGTCAACGAGGCCGATCGCATGCACCGGCTCCTTGACCTGGGAGTGGATGGCATCATGACCGATCACATCGACACACTGCGCGAGGTCATGGTGGAGCGGGGCGTCTGGGCCTGA
- a CDS encoding MFS transporter has protein sequence MGTDTLRSQSADEADERRREQRGWYFYDWACSVYSTSVLTVFLGPYLTSVAKSAADPDGFVHPLGIPVRAGSFFAYTVSASVIVSILVMPLAGAAADRTGRKKPLLALAAYVGATATTGLFFLDGDRYLLGGFLLIVANSSVAVSMVVYNSYLPQIAPPEERDAVSSRGWAFGYAAGSLVLVANLILFTGHDSFGLSESMAVRICLASAGIWWGAFTLVPLKRLRDRGRTASEAPTAQGWRQLAATVRDMRGKPLTLSFLFAYLIYNDGIQTVISQASVYGSEELGLSQSTLITAVLMVQVLAVAGALGMGRLARTYGAKRTILGSLVAWTVTLAAGYFLPAGAPVWFFVLAAGIGLVLGGSQALSRSLFSHLVPPGKEAEYFSAYEMSDRGMSWLGPLLFGVTYQVTGSYRDAIISLVVFFVVGFVLLARVPVARAITDAGNPLPERI, from the coding sequence GTGGGTACCGACACCCTGCGGTCACAGTCTGCCGACGAGGCCGACGAACGGCGGCGCGAACAGCGCGGCTGGTACTTCTACGACTGGGCCTGCTCCGTCTACTCGACGAGCGTGCTCACCGTGTTCCTGGGCCCCTATCTGACCTCGGTCGCGAAGTCGGCGGCGGACCCGGACGGATTCGTGCATCCCCTGGGGATACCGGTCCGGGCGGGGTCCTTCTTCGCCTACACCGTCTCCGCGTCCGTGATCGTGTCGATCCTCGTCATGCCCCTCGCGGGCGCGGCAGCGGACCGTACGGGCCGCAAGAAGCCCCTCCTGGCGCTCGCCGCCTACGTGGGCGCGACCGCCACCACGGGCCTGTTCTTCCTGGACGGCGACCGCTATCTGCTCGGCGGCTTCCTGCTGATCGTCGCCAACTCCTCCGTGGCCGTGTCGATGGTCGTGTACAACTCCTACCTTCCGCAGATCGCCCCGCCCGAGGAGCGCGACGCGGTCTCCTCCCGGGGCTGGGCCTTCGGCTACGCGGCCGGCTCGCTGGTCCTTGTCGCCAACCTGATCCTCTTCACCGGCCACGACTCCTTCGGCCTCTCCGAGTCGATGGCGGTCCGCATCTGTCTCGCCTCGGCCGGCATCTGGTGGGGCGCCTTCACCCTCGTACCGCTGAAACGACTGCGCGACCGCGGCCGTACGGCGTCCGAGGCGCCCACGGCGCAGGGCTGGCGGCAGCTCGCGGCGACCGTCCGGGACATGCGCGGCAAGCCGCTCACCCTGTCCTTCCTGTTCGCCTATCTGATCTACAACGACGGCATCCAGACGGTGATCTCCCAGGCATCCGTGTACGGCTCCGAGGAACTGGGCCTGAGCCAGTCCACGCTCATCACGGCCGTCCTGATGGTCCAGGTGCTCGCGGTGGCGGGCGCGCTCGGCATGGGGCGACTCGCCCGGACCTACGGGGCCAAGCGGACGATTCTCGGATCGCTGGTCGCGTGGACGGTGACGCTGGCCGCCGGGTACTTCCTGCCCGCCGGTGCGCCCGTCTGGTTCTTCGTGCTGGCCGCCGGGATCGGCCTGGTCCTGGGCGGCAGCCAGGCGCTGTCCCGGTCCCTGTTCTCCCATCTGGTGCCGCCCGGGAAAGAGGCCGAGTACTTCTCGGCGTACGAGATGAGCGATCGGGGCATGAGCTGGCTGGGACCGCTTCTGTTCGGGGTGACCTACCAGGTGACCGGAAGTTATCGGGACGCGATCATCTCTCTGGTGGTCTTCTTCGTCGTGGGATTCGTGCTGCTCGCACGGGTTCCGGTGGCACGGGCGATCACCGACGCGGGGAATCCTCTTCCCGAGAGGATTTAG
- a CDS encoding RNA polymerase-binding protein RbpA translates to MSERALRGTRLVVTSYETDRGIDLAPRQAVEYACEKGHRFEMPFSVEAEIPPEWECKVCGAQALLVDGDGPEEKKAKPARTHWDMLMERRTREELEEVLEERLAVLRSGAMNIAVHPRDSRKSA, encoded by the coding sequence ATGAGTGAGCGAGCTCTTCGCGGCACGCGCCTCGTGGTGACCAGCTACGAGACGGACCGCGGTATCGACCTGGCGCCACGCCAGGCCGTGGAGTACGCATGCGAGAAGGGACATCGCTTTGAGATGCCCTTCTCGGTCGAGGCGGAGATCCCGCCGGAGTGGGAGTGCAAGGTCTGCGGGGCCCAGGCACTCCTGGTCGATGGCGACGGCCCTGAGGAAAAGAAGGCCAAGCCCGCGCGTACCCACTGGGACATGCTGATGGAGCGGCGCACCCGCGAGGAACTCGAAGAGGTCCTCGAGGAGCGTCTTGCCGTTCTCCGTTCCGGCGCGATGAATATCGCGGTTCACCCGAGGGACAGCCGCAAGTCGGCCTAG
- the fxsA gene encoding FxsA family membrane protein — MTTGAPTPSSAARPPRSRLRTYLPLGIAAWLVLEIWLLTVVAGASSGLTVFMLLLAGFVLGAVVIKRAGRRAFQNLSQAVQQGTAPAGGGGSGLMMLGGLLLMIPGLVSDVAGLLLLVPPVQKALARYAERTVERKLGKAAPGTLGDAFQQARMHRPDGKVVQGEVIREEPGSDAPQGPRPPLTR, encoded by the coding sequence ATGACGACTGGCGCACCCACCCCTTCCTCCGCCGCCCGGCCTCCGCGTTCCCGGCTGCGTACGTATCTGCCGTTGGGCATCGCCGCGTGGCTGGTGCTGGAGATCTGGCTGCTGACGGTGGTCGCGGGCGCGTCGAGCGGTCTCACGGTCTTCATGCTGCTGCTCGCCGGGTTCGTGCTCGGCGCCGTGGTGATCAAGCGGGCGGGCCGGCGTGCCTTCCAGAACCTGAGCCAGGCCGTGCAGCAGGGCACCGCCCCGGCCGGCGGCGGTGGCAGCGGGCTGATGATGCTGGGCGGCCTGCTGCTGATGATCCCGGGGCTGGTCTCGGACGTGGCCGGGCTGCTCCTGCTGGTTCCGCCGGTCCAGAAGGCCCTGGCGCGTTATGCGGAGCGCACGGTCGAGCGGAAGCTGGGCAAGGCCGCTCCAGGCACCCTGGGAGACGCCTTCCAGCAGGCCCGTATGCACCGCCCGGACGGCAAGGTGGTCCAGGGCGAGGTCATCCGGGAGGAGCCCGGCAGCGACGCCCCGCAGGGCCCGCGTCCGCCGCTCACCCGCTGA
- a CDS encoding polyprenol monophosphomannose synthase, producing the protein MNDGDGALAAQAQGRKFGPLGTALVIIPTYNEAENIKSIVRRVRQSVPEAHVLVADDNSPDGTGKLADELAAEDEQVQVLHRKGKEGLGAAYLAGFRWGLDNGYGVLIEMDADGSHQPEELPRLLTALKGADLVLGSRWVPGGRVVNWPKSREFISRGGSLYSRVALDLPLRDITGGYRAFRRETLEGLGLDGVASQGYCFQVDLARRAVKSGYHVVEVPITFVERELGDSKMSRDILVEALWRVTTWGVGERVGKLRGLGKPGGRPSQP; encoded by the coding sequence GTGAACGACGGCGACGGAGCCCTCGCGGCACAGGCCCAGGGGCGGAAGTTCGGCCCGCTCGGCACGGCCTTGGTGATCATCCCGACCTACAACGAGGCGGAGAACATCAAGTCCATCGTCCGTCGGGTGCGGCAGTCGGTCCCCGAGGCTCATGTCCTCGTGGCCGACGACAACAGCCCCGACGGCACGGGCAAGCTGGCCGACGAGCTGGCGGCCGAGGACGAACAGGTCCAGGTGTTGCACCGCAAGGGCAAGGAGGGCCTCGGCGCCGCGTACCTCGCGGGCTTCCGCTGGGGCCTCGACAACGGCTACGGCGTCCTCATCGAGATGGACGCCGACGGCTCCCACCAGCCCGAGGAGCTGCCCCGGCTGCTCACCGCGCTCAAGGGTGCGGACCTGGTGCTGGGCTCCCGGTGGGTGCCCGGCGGCCGGGTGGTGAACTGGCCCAAGTCCCGCGAGTTCATCTCCCGGGGCGGCAGTCTCTACTCACGCGTGGCGCTCGACCTGCCGCTGCGCGACATCACGGGCGGCTACCGGGCCTTCCGCCGCGAGACCCTCGAAGGCCTCGGTCTGGACGGCGTGGCCTCCCAGGGCTACTGCTTCCAGGTCGACCTGGCCCGGCGCGCCGTCAAGTCCGGCTACCACGTCGTCGAGGTCCCCATCACCTTCGTGGAGCGCGAACTCGGCGACTCCAAGATGAGCCGCGACATCCTCGTCGAGGCCCTGTGGAGGGTCACCACGTGGGGCGTGGGGGAGCGGGTCGGCAAGCTCCGCGGCCTGGGGAAGCCCGGGGGAAGGCCTTCACAGCCGTAG
- a CDS encoding amidohydrolase: MSERTPEPTTVLLRRGEVHSPADPFATAMVVERGQVAWVGSEGAADAFADGVDEVVDLDGALVTPAFTDAHVHTTATGLALTGLDLSDAPSLEAALSLVRDFAAGRPADRVLLGHGWDAARWPGGRPPTRAELDTATGGRPLYLSRIDVHSAVVTTALLDLVPGFDAPDGPLTADAHHAVRATALAAITPEQRVEAQRTALAHAASLGVGSVHECAGPDISSKDDFTGLLRLAAEEPGPRVVGYWAEQDVAKARELGAVGAAGDLFVDGSIGSHTACLHQPYTDAGHTGIAYLDADAVAAHVVACTEAGLQAGFHAIGDAAVAAVVDGVRAAAEKVGLGRVRAARHRVEHAEMLTPETIAAFAELGLTASVQPAFDALWGGEEGMYAQRLGRERARALNPFAALLRAGVPLAFGSDSPVTPVDPWGTVRAAAFHRTAEHRVSVRAAFTAHTRGGWRAVGRDDAGVLVPGAPADYAVWRTDALVVQAPDDRVARWSTDPRSGTPGLPDLTPGGDLPVCLRTVVGGRTVFVRPGE, translated from the coding sequence ATGAGTGAGCGCACCCCCGAACCGACGACCGTCCTGCTCCGCCGCGGCGAAGTCCACAGCCCCGCCGACCCGTTCGCGACCGCGATGGTCGTGGAGCGCGGCCAGGTCGCCTGGGTCGGCTCCGAGGGTGCCGCCGACGCCTTCGCGGACGGCGTCGACGAGGTGGTCGACCTGGACGGCGCGCTGGTCACCCCGGCGTTCACCGACGCACACGTGCACACCACGGCCACCGGCCTCGCGCTCACCGGCCTCGACCTGTCGGACGCGCCCTCCCTGGAGGCGGCCCTGTCCCTCGTGCGGGACTTCGCCGCCGGCCGCCCGGCCGACCGCGTTCTGCTGGGCCACGGCTGGGACGCCGCACGCTGGCCGGGGGGCCGCCCGCCGACCCGCGCCGAACTCGACACGGCGACCGGCGGACGTCCGCTCTACCTCTCCCGCATCGACGTCCACTCGGCGGTCGTCACGACGGCCCTGCTCGACCTGGTCCCCGGCTTCGACGCGCCGGACGGACCCCTCACCGCCGACGCCCATCACGCCGTACGCGCCACCGCGCTCGCCGCCATCACCCCGGAGCAGCGCGTCGAGGCCCAGCGCACCGCCCTGGCCCACGCGGCTTCTCTGGGCGTCGGTTCGGTCCACGAGTGCGCCGGACCCGACATCTCCTCCAAGGACGACTTCACGGGCCTGCTGCGGCTCGCCGCCGAGGAGCCGGGGCCGCGCGTCGTCGGCTACTGGGCCGAGCAGGACGTGGCGAAGGCGCGGGAGCTGGGCGCCGTAGGAGCGGCGGGTGATCTCTTCGTCGACGGCTCCATCGGCTCGCACACCGCCTGTCTGCACCAGCCCTACACCGACGCCGGGCACACCGGCATCGCGTACCTCGACGCGGACGCCGTGGCCGCCCATGTCGTCGCGTGCACCGAGGCGGGCCTCCAGGCGGGCTTCCACGCCATCGGGGACGCCGCGGTGGCCGCGGTGGTCGACGGCGTCCGCGCAGCCGCCGAGAAGGTCGGCCTGGGCCGCGTCCGCGCCGCCCGGCACCGCGTCGAACACGCCGAGATGCTCACCCCGGAGACCATCGCGGCCTTCGCCGAGCTGGGCCTGACCGCTTCCGTGCAGCCCGCCTTCGACGCGCTGTGGGGCGGCGAGGAGGGCATGTACGCCCAGCGGCTGGGCCGGGAGCGGGCGCGTGCCCTGAACCCCTTCGCGGCCCTGCTGCGGGCCGGTGTGCCGCTCGCCTTCGGCTCCGACAGCCCGGTCACCCCGGTCGACCCGTGGGGGACGGTCCGCGCCGCCGCGTTCCACCGGACGGCTGAACATCGCGTCTCGGTGCGGGCCGCGTTCACCGCGCACACGCGGGGCGGCTGGCGGGCCGTAGGACGGGACGACGCGGGCGTCCTGGTGCCGGGCGCGCCCGCCGACTACGCGGTCTGGCGGACGGACGCCCTGGTGGTGCAGGCGCCCGACGACCGGGTCGCGCGCTGGTCGACCGACCCGCGCTCCGGCACACCCGGGCTGCCCGACCTGACCCCGGGCGGCGACCTCCCGGTCTGTCTGCGGACCGTCGTGGGCGGACGCACGGTGTTCGTACGGCCGGGCGAGTGA
- a CDS encoding Lrp/AsnC family transcriptional regulator — MEELDRQIVQLLVKDGRMSYTDLGKATGLSTSAVHQRVRRLEQRGVIRGYAAVVDPEAVGLPMTAFISVKPFDPSAPDDIADRLSDVPEIEACHSVAGDENYILKVRVSTPHELEELLARLRGLAGVSTRTTVVLSTPYEARPPRI; from the coding sequence ATGGAGGAGCTGGACCGACAAATCGTGCAGCTGCTCGTCAAGGACGGGCGGATGAGCTACACAGACCTGGGCAAGGCCACGGGCCTGTCCACGTCGGCCGTGCACCAGCGGGTGCGCCGGCTGGAGCAGCGTGGCGTCATCCGCGGGTACGCCGCGGTCGTCGACCCGGAGGCGGTGGGTCTGCCCATGACCGCCTTCATCTCGGTGAAACCGTTCGATCCCAGCGCCCCCGACGACATCGCGGACCGCCTCTCCGACGTCCCCGAGATCGAGGCCTGCCACAGCGTCGCCGGCGACGAGAACTACATCCTCAAGGTGCGGGTCTCCACCCCGCACGAACTGGAGGAACTGCTGGCCCGGCTGCGCGGCCTGGCCGGCGTCTCGACGCGGACCACGGTGGTGCTGTCGACGCCGTACGAGGCCCGCCCGCCGCGCATCTGA
- a CDS encoding phosphotransferase family protein — MASAPRPRTTTRDPDELAHRLTAWLDTRLPGAKALDIRVPASNGMSSETLLFDIEHPEPPLRACALRLAADPAAYTVFPVYDLPRQFRTMRLVADRTDLPVPKVRWLEEDPGPLGAPFFVMERAEGRVPPDVMPYTYEGNWLHAATDAEREHLEAASVALIARLHDQVPLGEAEFLTLPGDGDALHRHVASQRAYYTWVVDGLARSPLIESAFDRLAELWPADPGETVLNWGDARIGNVVYDGFDPVAVLDWEMAAPAPREVDLGWAVYLHRFFQDLTVAFGQPGLPEFFRRDRVEARYAELSGHTPRDMDFYTLYAALRHAIVMLRIAYRQAHFGEVAVPADPDTLILHHDSLRAMVQGSYWG; from the coding sequence ATGGCGTCAGCGCCCCGCCCCCGCACGACCACCCGTGACCCGGACGAACTCGCCCACCGCCTCACCGCCTGGCTCGACACCCGCCTGCCCGGCGCCAAGGCCCTCGACATCCGGGTCCCCGCGTCGAACGGCATGTCCAGCGAGACCCTGCTCTTCGACATCGAACACCCCGAACCGCCCTTGCGTGCCTGCGCGTTGAGACTCGCGGCCGACCCGGCGGCGTACACCGTGTTCCCGGTCTACGACCTGCCGCGCCAGTTCCGCACCATGCGCCTGGTCGCCGACCGCACGGATCTGCCGGTGCCGAAGGTGCGCTGGCTGGAGGAGGATCCCGGCCCGCTCGGCGCGCCGTTCTTCGTCATGGAACGCGCCGAGGGACGCGTACCGCCGGACGTCATGCCGTATACGTACGAAGGCAATTGGCTGCACGCGGCGACCGACGCGGAACGCGAGCATCTGGAGGCCGCCTCGGTTGCGCTCATCGCCCGCCTGCACGACCAAGTCCCGCTGGGGGAAGCCGAGTTCCTCACCCTCCCGGGCGACGGGGACGCCCTCCACCGTCACGTCGCGTCCCAACGCGCGTACTACACATGGGTCGTTGACGGGCTCGCCCGCTCACCGCTCATCGAGAGCGCCTTCGACCGGCTCGCCGAACTCTGGCCGGCCGATCCGGGCGAGACGGTCCTCAACTGGGGCGACGCGCGCATCGGCAACGTCGTCTACGACGGGTTCGACCCCGTCGCCGTCCTCGACTGGGAGATGGCGGCCCCGGCCCCGCGCGAGGTGGACCTCGGCTGGGCCGTCTACCTGCACCGCTTCTTCCAGGACCTCACGGTCGCCTTCGGCCAGCCAGGGCTGCCGGAGTTCTTCCGCCGGGACCGAGTGGAGGCCCGGTACGCCGAACTCAGCGGCCACACCCCGCGCGACATGGACTTCTACACCCTGTACGCCGCCCTGCGGCACGCGATCGTGATGCTGCGTATCGCCTATCGGCAGGCGCACTTCGGGGAGGTGGCCGTCCCGGCGGACCCGGACACACTGATCCTGCACCACGACAGCCTGCGGGCCATGGTGCAGGGCAGCTACTGGGGTTGA
- a CDS encoding acyl-CoA dehydrogenase, whose product MPDRAPQPVDRQLPTDEARDLISLARDIAQREIAPRAAEEEDAGHFPREIFTLLSETGLLGLPYDSEYGGGDQPYEVYLQVLEELAAARLTVGLGVSVHSLSCHALANYGTKQQQVEHLPAMLGGGLLGAYCLSEPSSGSDAASLRTKAVRDGEDWVIDGTKAWITHGGIADFYTVMARTGEDGPRGISAFLVPGDAAGLSGAVPEKKMGMKGSPTAQVHFDGVRVPDERRLGEEGQGFAIALSALDSGRLGIAACAIGLAQAALDEAVAYASGRQQFGRPISDFQGLRFMLADMATQIEAGRALYLAAARLRDAGRPFAKQAAMAKLHCTDTAMKATIDAVQILGGYGYTADFPVERYMREAKVLQIVEGTNQIQRMVIARHLAGPEAHRTG is encoded by the coding sequence ATGCCCGACCGCGCCCCGCAACCGGTGGACCGGCAACTGCCCACGGACGAGGCCCGGGATCTGATCTCGCTGGCCCGTGACATCGCGCAGCGCGAGATCGCCCCGAGGGCGGCCGAGGAAGAGGACGCCGGACACTTCCCGCGCGAGATCTTCACCCTGCTCTCCGAGACCGGACTGCTCGGCCTGCCGTACGACTCGGAATACGGCGGCGGCGACCAGCCCTACGAGGTCTACCTCCAGGTCCTCGAAGAGCTCGCGGCGGCCCGCCTCACCGTCGGCCTCGGCGTCAGCGTCCACTCGCTGTCCTGCCACGCGCTGGCGAACTACGGCACCAAACAGCAGCAGGTCGAGCACCTGCCCGCGATGCTCGGCGGCGGCCTGCTCGGCGCCTACTGCCTCTCCGAACCGTCCTCCGGCTCGGACGCGGCCTCCCTGCGCACGAAGGCGGTGCGGGACGGCGAGGACTGGGTGATCGACGGCACCAAGGCCTGGATCACCCACGGCGGCATCGCCGACTTCTACACGGTCATGGCCCGCACCGGCGAGGACGGCCCCCGCGGCATCAGCGCCTTCCTGGTGCCCGGCGACGCGGCCGGCCTGAGTGGTGCCGTGCCGGAGAAGAAGATGGGCATGAAGGGCTCGCCCACCGCCCAGGTCCACTTCGACGGCGTCCGCGTCCCCGACGAGCGGCGCCTCGGCGAGGAGGGCCAGGGCTTCGCGATCGCCCTGTCCGCACTGGACTCCGGCCGGCTCGGCATCGCGGCCTGCGCGATCGGCCTGGCCCAGGCCGCGCTGGACGAGGCGGTGGCGTACGCGAGCGGACGGCAGCAGTTCGGGCGCCCGATCTCCGACTTCCAGGGCCTGCGCTTCATGCTCGCCGACATGGCCACCCAGATCGAGGCCGGCCGCGCGCTCTACCTCGCGGCGGCCCGACTGCGCGACGCGGGCCGCCCGTTCGCGAAACAGGCCGCCATGGCCAAACTCCACTGCACCGACACCGCGATGAAGGCCACCATCGACGCTGTCCAGATCCTCGGCGGCTACGGCTACACCGCGGACTTCCCCGTCGAGCGCTACATGCGCGAGGCCAAGGTCCTGCAGATCGTCGAGGGCACCAACCAGATCCAGCGCATGGTCATCGCCCGCCACCTGGCGGGTCCCGAAGCCCACCGAACCGGCTGA
- a CDS encoding TetR/AcrR family transcriptional regulator: MEISQQRDVARPRARGTERSLARRAELITIGRKLFADTSYDALSMDDIARQAHVAKGLIYYYFQSKRGYYLAIINDSVADLVTFAASGLELPQLDRVQRTMDSYLRWAEHNQAAYRTIVSGGVGFDTEVHAIRDGVRAAIVATIAEGAYGRTDISRIARMGLFGWVCSVEGATLEWISTSDLSRETMREILVKTLGGTLRAIEELDPAHPAPKPARRDG, encoded by the coding sequence TTGGAAATCAGTCAGCAGCGTGACGTCGCACGTCCTCGGGCGCGCGGTACCGAGCGTTCCTTGGCGCGCCGCGCCGAACTCATCACCATTGGCCGGAAGTTGTTCGCCGACACGTCCTACGACGCGCTGTCGATGGACGACATCGCGCGGCAGGCCCATGTCGCCAAGGGGCTGATCTACTACTACTTCCAGTCCAAGCGCGGTTACTACCTGGCGATCATCAACGACTCGGTCGCCGACCTGGTGACCTTCGCGGCGAGCGGCCTCGAACTGCCCCAACTGGACCGCGTACAGCGGACGATGGACAGCTATCTGCGCTGGGCCGAGCACAACCAGGCCGCGTACCGCACGATCGTGAGCGGTGGCGTCGGCTTCGACACCGAGGTGCACGCCATCCGCGACGGGGTGCGCGCGGCGATCGTCGCGACCATCGCCGAAGGGGCGTACGGCCGTACCGACATCTCCCGGATCGCGCGCATGGGCCTGTTCGGCTGGGTGTGCAGCGTCGAGGGCGCGACCCTGGAGTGGATCAGCACCTCCGACCTCTCCCGCGAGACGATGCGCGAGATCCTCGTGAAGACCCTCGGCGGCACCCTGCGCGCCATCGAGGAACTCGACCCCGCCCACCCCGCGCCGAAGCCGGCCCGCCGGGACGGCTGA
- a CDS encoding SCO1431 family membrane protein — protein sequence MTAHSATAARIRTRTGGPKGDGPKIAEHIMGWTLVVVIAMLVTQIGLL from the coding sequence ATGACCGCACACTCAGCCACCGCCGCCCGCATCCGTACCCGCACCGGCGGCCCCAAGGGCGACGGTCCGAAGATCGCCGAGCACATCATGGGCTGGACCCTCGTCGTGGTGATCGCGATGCTTGTGACCCAAATCGGCCTGCTGTGA
- a CDS encoding peptidase C39 family protein yields the protein MSRAEQPSRRPEQPSRRTVLAAAVAAAVVSGAVPAAADPAGPADTDGAPTGQVDYHAWTTYADWCRGTAQGTRAVAGSRPGLAIGTALGSLDYPDPHTGRTSTWEYATWTSPVHRLSVPATETIASWNAHTPAGTWIQVELRGTYSDGTVTPWYVMGRWAAGDQDIKRTSVDDQTDGRSTIWTDTFAIDDATTGLRLASYRLRLTLYRKPGTKLTPIVWRLGAMGSDVPDRFTVPASTPGPARELTVPRYSQEIHVGQYPEYDNGGEAWCSPTSSQMIIEYWGGRLTPEQVAWVDPAYADPQVDNAARFTYDHQYKGCGNWPFNAAYAATYKDLQGVVTRLGSLTDLETLIAAGIPAITSQSFLGSELTGAGYGTAGHLMTVIGFTADGDVIANDPNSPSDPAVRRVYDRREFENIWLRTKRYNAAGKVSSGTGGVCYLYFPADPTAAQREALAAVGVR from the coding sequence ATGAGCAGAGCCGAACAGCCGTCCCGACGGCCCGAACAGCCCTCGCGCAGAACCGTCCTGGCCGCCGCGGTCGCCGCCGCGGTGGTGAGCGGCGCGGTCCCCGCGGCCGCCGACCCCGCCGGGCCCGCCGACACGGACGGGGCCCCGACCGGCCAGGTCGACTACCACGCGTGGACCACCTACGCCGACTGGTGCCGCGGCACCGCCCAGGGCACCCGTGCCGTCGCGGGTTCCCGCCCGGGCCTCGCGATCGGCACCGCCCTCGGCAGTCTCGACTACCCGGACCCGCACACCGGCCGGACCTCGACCTGGGAGTACGCGACCTGGACGTCCCCCGTCCACAGGCTCTCCGTCCCCGCGACGGAGACCATCGCCTCCTGGAACGCCCACACCCCCGCCGGCACCTGGATCCAGGTCGAACTGCGCGGCACGTACTCCGACGGCACGGTCACCCCCTGGTACGTGATGGGCCGCTGGGCGGCCGGAGACCAGGACATCAAGCGGACCTCCGTCGACGACCAGACGGACGGCAGGTCCACGATCTGGACGGACACCTTCGCGATCGACGACGCGACCACGGGCCTGCGCCTCGCGTCGTACCGGCTGCGCCTGACGCTGTACCGCAAGCCCGGTACCAAGCTCACCCCCATCGTGTGGCGGCTCGGCGCGATGGGGTCCGACGTCCCGGACCGTTTCACCGTCCCGGCCTCTACCCCCGGCCCGGCAAGGGAGCTGACCGTCCCGCGCTACTCGCAGGAGATCCACGTCGGCCAGTACCCCGAGTACGACAACGGCGGCGAGGCCTGGTGCAGCCCCACCTCCTCGCAGATGATCATCGAGTACTGGGGCGGCCGGCTCACCCCGGAGCAAGTGGCCTGGGTCGACCCGGCCTACGCCGACCCGCAGGTCGACAACGCGGCCCGCTTCACCTACGACCACCAGTACAAGGGCTGCGGCAACTGGCCGTTCAACGCCGCCTACGCGGCCACGTACAAGGACCTCCAGGGCGTGGTCACCCGGCTCGGCTCGCTCACCGACCTGGAGACGCTGATCGCGGCGGGCATCCCGGCCATAACGTCACAGTCGTTCCTGGGCAGCGAGCTGACCGGCGCGGGCTACGGCACCGCCGGCCATCTGATGACGGTGATCGGCTTCACCGCCGACGGCGACGTGATCGCCAACGACCCGAACTCGCCCAGCGATCCGGCCGTCCGTCGCGTCTACGACCGGCGCGAGTTCGAGAACATCTGGCTGCGCACCAAGCGGTACAACGCCGCCGGGAAGGTCTCCTCCGGTACCGGCGGCGTCTGTTACCTCTACTTCCCGGCGGACCCGACCGCCGCCCAGCGCGAGGCGCTCGCGGCGGTGGGCGTGCGCTGA